Proteins from a single region of Halalkalibaculum roseum:
- a CDS encoding COX15/CtaA family protein: MNLNTYQKVAITTVLATIFLIFVGGLVRASGAGLGCPDWPKCFGLWIPPTSVTELPAGFNADQFNVIKTWTEYINRLIGVVIGILILSTFVLSFRYRKSKPAVFYSSAAAFVMVLIQGWLGGQVVLTGLSEWLITLHMMLAMSIMAVLLFAAYKATSEFLTVDLSQNLRRWLFWTGIVLLICTLGQTVLGTQVREAIDLVKNAEESAPREAWLDLIGSIDEYHRTLSWSVFLPGLLIGYLGGWKSGSTLVKKLSLAILGVILFQIALGAGLYYLGMPPAYQVFHLVGVAVLICLEFLLLLVVKNK, translated from the coding sequence TCTTTGTGGGTGGGTTGGTCCGTGCTTCCGGTGCCGGACTCGGTTGTCCTGATTGGCCTAAATGTTTTGGGTTATGGATACCGCCAACTTCTGTAACGGAATTGCCTGCAGGGTTCAATGCCGATCAATTCAATGTCATCAAAACGTGGACGGAATATATTAACCGTCTGATCGGTGTAGTAATAGGGATACTCATACTTTCAACATTTGTATTGTCATTCAGGTATCGCAAAAGCAAGCCCGCTGTTTTTTATAGCTCGGCTGCTGCTTTCGTGATGGTTCTGATTCAGGGTTGGCTTGGTGGACAGGTGGTGCTCACAGGTCTCAGCGAGTGGCTTATAACCCTGCATATGATGCTGGCGATGTCTATCATGGCTGTATTGCTCTTTGCCGCCTACAAGGCGACCAGTGAATTTCTTACCGTTGACCTTTCCCAAAATCTTAGAAGATGGCTTTTCTGGACTGGTATCGTATTACTGATCTGCACATTGGGACAAACCGTACTGGGAACTCAGGTGAGAGAGGCTATCGACCTGGTTAAGAATGCCGAGGAATCTGCTCCCAGAGAAGCATGGCTGGATCTCATCGGATCGATCGATGAATATCACAGAACATTATCCTGGTCGGTATTTCTTCCCGGATTGTTGATCGGTTACCTCGGAGGTTGGAAGTCGGGATCCACGCTTGTAAAGAAATTAAGCTTGGCCATCCTGGGTGTTATTCTTTTCCAAATTGCGTTAGGTGCGGGACTTTATTATCTGGGGATGCCACCGGCCTATCAGGTATTTCATTTGGTGGGAGTGGCGGTTTTAATCTGCCTGGAATTTTTACTGCTGCTTGTGGTAAAGAATAAGTAG